The following proteins come from a genomic window of Triticum aestivum cultivar Chinese Spring chromosome 6A, IWGSC CS RefSeq v2.1, whole genome shotgun sequence:
- the LOC123128531 gene encoding 1-aminocyclopropane-1-carboxylate oxidase 3, translated as MAIPADAAVSLNFPVINMEKLETGERGAAMEVIRDACENWGFFELLNHGISHELMDEVERVSKANYTACREGQFKEFAARTLEAGEKGADVKDVDWESTFFVRHLPASNLADLPDLDHHYRQLIKEFASEIEKLAEKVLDLLCENLGLEQGYLKRAFAGSRGPTFGTKVSSYPPCPRPDLVDGLRAHTDAGGVILLFQDDQVSGLQLLKDGAWVEVPPMRHAIVVNIGDQLEVITNGRYKSVMHRVLTRADGNRMSIASFYNPGADAVIFPAPALVAAAGATEKNEGEEGGAVYPKFVFEDYMNLYVRHKFEAKEPRFKAMKADAAPIATA; from the exons ATGGCAATTCCTGCTGATGCTGCTGTCTCGTTGAACTTCCCGGTGATCAACATGGAGAAGCTTGAGACCGGGGAGAGGGGCGCGGCCATGGAGGTCATCCGCGACGCCTGCGAGAACTGGGGATTCTTCGAG CTGCTGAACCATGGCATCTCGCACGAGCTGATGGACGAGGTGGAGCGGGTGAGCAAGGCGAACTACACGGCGTGCCGAGAGGGGCAGTTCAAGGAGTTTGCGGCGCGGACGCTGGAGGCCGGCGAGAAGGGCGCCGACGTGAAGGACGTGGACTGGGAGAGCACCTTCTTCGTCCGCCACCTCCCCGCCTCCAACCTTGCCGACCTGCCCGACCTCGACCACCACTACAg GCAACTGATCAAGGAATTCGCGTCGGAGATCGAGAAGCTGGCAGAGAAGGTGCTGGACCTGCTGTGCGAGAACCTGGGTCTGGAGCAGGGCTACCTGAAGCGGGCGTTCGCCGGGTCCAGGGGCCCGACGTTCGGCACCAAGGTGAGCAGCTACCCACCGTGCCCACGCCCCGACCTGGTTGACGGCCTCCGCGCGCACACCGACGCCGGCGGCGTCATCCTGCTGTTCCAGGACGACCAGGTGAGCGGGCTGCAGCTCCTTAAGGACGGGGCCTGGGTTGAGGTGCCGCCCATGCGCCACGCCATCGTCGTCAATATCGGCGACCAGCTGGAGGTGATCACCAACGGGCGGTACAAGAGCGTGATGCACCGCGTGCTCACCCGCGCCGACGGCAACCGCATGTCCATCGCGTCATTCTACAACCCCGGGGCCGACGCCGTCATCTTCCCGGCCCCGGCGCttgtggccgctgccggcgccacgGAGAAGAACGAGGGCGAGGAGGGCGGCGCCGTGTACCCGAAGTTCGTGTTCGAGGACTACATGAACCTGTACGTG